Proteins encoded together in one Candidatus Margulisiibacteriota bacterium window:
- a CDS encoding glycogen-binding domain-containing protein produces the protein MAKKIIKKAKKKTTVKKVDDKHKVQFKLYAPEAKDVYLTGEFNKWSPIKKKMKKNEKGEWVTRVILPEGDHQYKFIVDGDWRNDPGAAKYADNGLGSTNSVRVV, from the coding sequence ATGGCAAAGAAAATAATAAAAAAGGCAAAGAAAAAGACAACAGTGAAAAAAGTAGACGATAAACATAAAGTTCAGTTTAAATTGTACGCACCGGAAGCAAAAGATGTTTACCTGACAGGAGAATTTAATAAGTGGAGCCCTATTAAAAAGAAAATGAAAAAAAATGAAAAAGGGGAATGGGTAACCCGCGTTATTCTTCCTGAAGGAGATCATCAGTATAAGTTTATTGTGGACGGGGATTGGCGTAATGATCCCGGAGCTGCCAAATACGCTGATAACGGATTAGGTTCCACAAACAGCGTAAGGGTAGTCTAG
- a CDS encoding DUF4931 domain-containing protein — translation MSELRKDPLTNRWVIISQERSARPSDTKMEHSHLEHSFCPFCEGHEDKTPPEIMAIRKEGSKPNSPGWIVRVIPNKFPVMNSNQELKRYGIGMYDAMSGTGAHEVVVENNQHILNMADFDVDRIFTILQVIKTRMLDLYKDYRFRYALMFKNYGVSAGASLSHPHSQIIALPIVPQSVKVVLESAKAHYIHKERCIFCDVIKQELMTRERIVSENEKFLCYTPFASRFPFEMTIMPKEHNHKYCNENDDVLRFLAGMLKDVLLRLKIALNDPAYNIVLHSAPNTITRPGHNEYWSSIEYDFHWHLEIMPRLTKVAGFEWGTGFYINHTPPEDAAEFLRDYEKYMVI, via the coding sequence ATGTCTGAATTAAGAAAAGATCCGTTAACAAACCGCTGGGTAATAATTTCACAGGAGAGAAGTGCCCGTCCTTCCGATACAAAGATGGAGCATTCACATCTGGAACATTCTTTTTGCCCGTTTTGTGAAGGGCATGAAGATAAGACCCCTCCGGAAATTATGGCGATTCGTAAAGAAGGCAGCAAACCCAACAGCCCGGGCTGGATAGTCAGGGTTATTCCAAATAAGTTTCCGGTGATGAATAGTAATCAGGAGCTAAAACGCTATGGTATCGGAATGTATGATGCCATGTCGGGAACAGGCGCTCATGAAGTTGTGGTTGAGAATAATCAACATATCCTGAATATGGCGGATTTTGATGTAGACCGCATTTTTACTATTTTGCAGGTAATAAAAACCCGTATGCTGGATTTATATAAGGATTACAGATTCCGCTATGCTTTGATGTTTAAAAATTATGGTGTATCCGCGGGGGCTTCTTTGTCTCATCCCCATTCTCAGATAATCGCTCTACCCATTGTGCCTCAAAGTGTGAAAGTAGTTCTGGAATCTGCCAAAGCTCACTATATTCATAAGGAAAGATGTATATTTTGTGATGTAATAAAACAGGAGCTGATGACCAGAGAGCGTATAGTAAGCGAAAATGAAAAATTTTTATGCTATACACCGTTTGCCTCCAGATTTCCTTTTGAAATGACAATTATGCCAAAAGAGCATAATCATAAATATTGCAATGAAAACGATGATGTTTTGAGATTTTTGGCGGGTATGTTAAAGGATGTTTTATTAAGATTGAAGATTGCATTAAATGATCCGGCTTATAATATTGTGTTACATTCGGCACCTAATACTATCACCAGACCAGGGCACAATGAATATTGGTCATCTATCGAATATGACTTTCACTGGCATCTGGAGATAATGCCCCGTTTAACCAAGGTCGCAGGTTTTGAATGGGGAACCGGGTTTTATATAAACCATACACCCCCGGAAGATGCCGCAGAGTTTTTGAGAGATTATGAAAAATATATGGTTATTTAA